A portion of the Candidatus Latescibacter sp. genome contains these proteins:
- a CDS encoding S8 family serine peptidase, translating into MKHVFSILFLLTSSSFAFSDASISPSLFFMRQAPVQRTVKISQSPAQTASVTIKFSLPPEIKLLEDLENHGVRFKRDNGVILHSLHIYPAVINLDSLSSIARFPEIEKIEDCYRPAASSTLNVSNPQVQASKVWYSVPNTTIIDGGGVTIADIDTGIDIFHPGFFKPDAGSYQWIDVNHSGAFESGIDCVDLNGNGLSDPGENLRFYDASFSDPLQIMERTTGVYDADIDWLYNDANNNGVRDYGPSAGFGETSPSFGERLFIIQDTNNNNRLDPGDNLIGLGTSKIAAIFDKNGKHLRGKNLLSTTGDLSNHGTGACGIAGGQVPGRRLTGMAPGADFIMINRLEVDVVEGVLWAKGIGAKIFMYEYGSWVFEPLDGSSNVETLISDLYQSGCHQFTASGNLAGPTRKKHSAFTLPGGSQDSLVFRVPDYNITEVYISIIWRGSTPRPVISYKFNGSFIDITGDMVKHTVGKITVLSGYEYSSRGTSRMDILISSDVKITGNPSLLFTNNSKKDIFIHGYIADNVTQWVDGAQFTNYVTDNGTVCSPGTALKGITVGAYDPRGTRNIQGDINDFSSWGKTVDGRRAVSITAPGDIVYSLTSHYNTNNPPGGYLNFGGTSAALPHVAGCAALLAQAKPGISPDDLGKALLNYALKDNFTGPVPNDIWGYGKLRIYDSFHGLNMVPVAIETSRPSAFSVSEGYPNPFNSTVNFSMTLPQTSSVDISIYNILGQRVNKFVLTNRSGYSTFSWDGKNELGKTVSSGLYVLDFSCAGQSKIKKVVYMK; encoded by the coding sequence ATGAAACACGTTTTTTCGATACTATTTTTGTTAACCTCTTCCTCTTTCGCTTTTTCGGATGCTTCCATTTCTCCTTCCCTCTTTTTCATGAGACAGGCGCCGGTACAGAGAACAGTGAAGATTTCGCAATCCCCTGCACAGACAGCCTCCGTAACCATAAAATTTTCTCTGCCTCCGGAAATAAAACTTCTTGAAGATCTTGAGAATCACGGCGTCCGGTTTAAACGTGACAACGGAGTCATTCTCCATTCTCTCCATATTTATCCGGCCGTAATAAATTTGGACAGTCTTTCATCGATTGCGCGATTCCCGGAGATCGAAAAAATCGAAGACTGTTATCGGCCCGCCGCATCATCCACTCTTAATGTTTCCAACCCTCAGGTACAGGCTTCGAAAGTATGGTATTCCGTTCCGAATACCACTATCATTGACGGCGGCGGTGTGACGATAGCTGATATTGATACCGGGATCGACATATTTCATCCCGGTTTTTTTAAGCCGGATGCAGGTTCTTATCAATGGATCGATGTAAATCATTCCGGGGCGTTTGAAAGCGGAATCGATTGCGTCGACCTCAATGGCAACGGTTTATCCGATCCTGGCGAGAATCTCAGATTTTACGACGCCTCTTTCTCCGATCCTCTCCAGATTATGGAACGTACGACCGGTGTTTACGATGCCGATATCGACTGGCTGTATAATGATGCAAATAACAACGGCGTCAGAGATTACGGTCCTTCTGCCGGATTTGGAGAAACTTCTCCTTCCTTTGGAGAAAGACTTTTCATTATCCAGGACACCAACAATAATAACCGTCTCGATCCGGGAGATAATTTGATCGGTCTCGGTACTTCAAAGATCGCCGCAATATTTGACAAAAACGGAAAGCATCTCCGGGGCAAGAATCTCTTATCCACCACCGGCGATCTTTCGAATCATGGCACCGGCGCCTGCGGTATCGCTGGCGGTCAGGTTCCCGGCAGAAGGCTTACCGGCATGGCGCCCGGCGCAGATTTTATCATGATCAATCGTTTGGAAGTCGATGTGGTTGAGGGTGTACTTTGGGCTAAAGGCATCGGAGCAAAAATATTCATGTATGAATACGGTTCCTGGGTGTTCGAGCCTTTGGACGGTTCTTCCAATGTCGAAACGCTCATTTCCGACCTCTACCAGAGCGGCTGCCACCAGTTTACCGCATCGGGCAATCTTGCCGGCCCGACACGAAAAAAACATTCCGCTTTCACACTTCCCGGCGGTTCTCAGGATTCTCTTGTTTTCCGGGTTCCGGATTATAACATTACCGAAGTTTATATCAGCATTATCTGGAGAGGAAGCACCCCAAGACCGGTTATTTCCTATAAATTTAATGGTTCTTTCATCGATATTACCGGTGATATGGTTAAACATACAGTGGGGAAAATTACCGTTCTATCCGGATATGAATATAGTTCACGCGGCACATCGAGAATGGATATTCTCATCTCATCCGATGTAAAAATTACCGGTAACCCTTCTCTGCTTTTCACCAATAATTCCAAGAAAGACATTTTTATTCATGGATATATTGCCGATAATGTCACGCAATGGGTGGACGGCGCTCAATTTACCAATTATGTGACCGACAACGGAACTGTCTGTTCTCCAGGAACGGCTTTGAAAGGCATTACAGTCGGCGCATACGATCCCCGCGGAACCCGTAATATTCAGGGTGATATCAATGATTTCAGCTCCTGGGGAAAAACGGTGGACGGGCGACGGGCTGTGAGCATCACCGCCCCAGGGGACATCGTTTACTCTTTGACTTCTCATTATAATACTAATAACCCTCCCGGCGGATACCTGAATTTCGGGGGTACGAGCGCCGCACTTCCCCATGTTGCCGGCTGCGCCGCCCTCCTGGCGCAGGCAAAGCCGGGCATTTCACCGGATGATCTCGGCAAAGCTCTTCTTAATTATGCGCTCAAAGATAATTTTACCGGCCCGGTTCCGAACGATATATGGGGATATGGCAAACTCAGGATTTATGATTCATTCCATGGTTTGAATATGGTTCCTGTTGCAATTGAAACCTCCCGGCCCTCCGCTTTTTCAGTTTCAGAGGGGTACCCCAATCCGTTTAATTCGACAGTCAATTTCTCTATGACTCTTCCC
- the nth gene encoding endonuclease III → MIHILRETSAQWRRPIVTEIAEIERNPYRILISTLISLRTKDEVTREASNRLFALAETPEAMAQLPIEEIEKALYPAGFYHNKARTIKEVSGTLVNKYGGKVPDTMEELLTLKGVGRKTANLVLTLGYGIEGICVDTHVHRIVNRWGYVPTKTPNETEFALLEKLPRKYWIEFNDLLVSFGQNLCKPISPLCSQCPIHDYCRRVGVGIHR, encoded by the coding sequence ATGATTCACATACTCCGCGAAACGTCCGCACAGTGGAGAAGACCGATTGTAACCGAGATAGCAGAGATAGAGCGAAACCCTTACCGTATTCTCATTTCCACCTTAATCAGTTTAAGAACCAAGGACGAAGTGACGAGAGAAGCATCGAATCGTCTGTTTGCGCTGGCCGAGACACCGGAAGCCATGGCGCAGTTACCGATAGAAGAGATAGAAAAAGCACTGTATCCGGCTGGTTTTTACCATAACAAGGCTCGTACGATTAAGGAGGTCAGCGGTACCCTTGTGAATAAGTATGGCGGAAAGGTACCGGATACCATGGAAGAGCTGTTGACCCTCAAGGGAGTGGGCCGTAAAACGGCAAATCTGGTGCTTACTCTCGGATACGGTATAGAAGGCATTTGTGTGGATACCCATGTCCACCGCATAGTAAACCGCTGGGGGTATGTTCCCACAAAAACACCAAACGAAACTGAATTTGCCCTTCTTGAAAAGCTGCCGAGAAAATATTGGATTGAATTTAACGACCTCCTGGTGTCGTTCGGTCAAAATCTTTGTAAACCTATTTCGCCGCTGTGTTCCCAGTGCCCGATCCATGATTATTGCAGGCGTGTGGGAGTTGGGATTCATCGATAA
- a CDS encoding glycosyltransferase family 2 protein: MKLSIVIPAYNERQTIREIVSRVRSTPFDKEILIIDDCSVDGTREILKELEKEPDIRVFYHPINRGKGASLRTGFGQVTGDVIIVQDADMEYDPSDYGILLEPILSGKADVVYGSRFLGGPHRVLYYWHSVANRILTLFSNMMTNLNLTDMETCYKVFRADIIRNIRLTSNRFGIEPEITAKIARLGAKVYEVPISYNGRSYSEGKKIGWKDALSAFYFILKFRLFS, from the coding sequence GTGAAACTCAGCATCGTCATTCCTGCTTATAATGAACGGCAAACGATACGGGAGATTGTCAGCCGCGTTCGTTCCACCCCGTTCGATAAAGAGATACTGATCATCGACGACTGTTCTGTCGATGGAACCCGGGAAATTTTGAAAGAACTGGAAAAGGAGCCGGATATCCGCGTTTTCTACCACCCCATAAACCGGGGCAAGGGCGCCTCTCTCCGCACCGGTTTCGGACAGGTAACCGGCGATGTGATCATCGTCCAGGATGCGGATATGGAGTACGATCCTTCCGATTATGGCATCCTGCTTGAACCAATCCTGTCGGGCAAAGCCGATGTGGTCTACGGTTCACGGTTTCTCGGGGGACCGCACCGGGTTCTCTATTACTGGCACTCTGTGGCAAACCGTATTCTTACCCTTTTTTCCAACATGATGACCAATCTCAACCTCACCGACATGGAAACCTGTTACAAGGTTTTCCGCGCAGATATAATCCGGAATATTCGGCTCACTTCCAACCGTTTCGGCATCGAGCCGGAAATTACCGCCAAGATCGCCCGGCTCGGAGCAAAGGTCTACGAGGTCCCCATTTCCTACAATGGACGTAGCTACAGCGAGGGAAAGAAGATTGGCTGGAAAGATGCTTTGAGCGCGTTCTATTTCATCCTCAAATTCAGACTGTTCTCCTGA
- a CDS encoding class I SAM-dependent methyltransferase: MPWEHHDTGAETLRRMNALERYNDWIMEKIQPWVGNHVLEVGAGIGNFSGYFFTRASLILTDVQEEYLDALRKKFGSLTNVTIERYDLDDSAAHLRNRTIDTILALNVLEHIRDDVHALREMATLLVPGGRIILQLPAHRLLFGTLDRNLDHFRRYTRRDIIRKLTESGLEPEHISEFNLFGALGWFTSSRILRKKILSEGQLGLFNRLTPLFMAIERKFPAPFGLSILAVGRKV; encoded by the coding sequence ATGCCCTGGGAACATCACGATACTGGCGCCGAAACACTGCGGCGCATGAACGCCCTCGAGCGCTACAACGACTGGATCATGGAGAAAATTCAGCCCTGGGTGGGAAACCATGTTCTGGAGGTAGGAGCGGGTATCGGTAATTTCTCAGGGTATTTTTTCACCCGTGCGAGCCTGATTCTGACCGATGTACAAGAGGAATACCTGGACGCTCTCAGGAAAAAATTCGGCTCTCTTACCAATGTAACAATCGAGCGGTACGACCTTGATGATTCTGCGGCGCATCTCCGGAATCGAACCATCGATACCATCCTCGCTCTCAATGTGCTGGAACACATCCGTGACGATGTTCACGCGCTCCGTGAGATGGCAACCCTCCTCGTTCCGGGCGGAAGGATCATTCTGCAGCTTCCCGCACACCGTCTGCTCTTTGGAACCCTCGACCGTAACCTTGACCATTTCCGGCGCTATACCAGGCGGGATATCATACGAAAACTTACCGAAAGCGGTCTTGAGCCGGAGCATATTTCCGAATTCAACCTGTTCGGAGCGCTCGGATGGTTCACCAGCTCCCGTATTCTCCGAAAAAAAATCCTGTCTGAAGGACAGCTCGGATTATTCAACCGGCTCACTCCTCTGTTCATGGCGATCGAGAGAAAATTCCCGGCGCCCTTCGGGCTGTCCATCCTTGCAGTGGGAAGAAAAGTTTGA
- a CDS encoding class I SAM-dependent methyltransferase, whose protein sequence is MKTEYLIRAIDPSYRFRWELYDSILKRLITPEIRWLDAGCGTNLAVQEFPCSLNVGMDMWRHPGLLRNPGAFFVAGDLEHIPFKNGAFSLVSLNTVVEHLENPAPVFREIHRVLAPDGHLLIHTTNIRSPMIFLGKALPQRLRRLLFTRAFGALEDDIFKTYHRANTAHAMKNIPGFKVVEFHAVQDINRTRRSVFLVLLGYHLVSLLPGLRWLRTNMVVLLRKTSIVGKFCSAK, encoded by the coding sequence TTGAAAACAGAATATCTTATCCGGGCGATCGATCCATCCTACCGCTTTCGGTGGGAACTCTACGACAGTATCCTCAAACGTCTGATAACCCCGGAAATCCGGTGGCTGGACGCCGGCTGCGGGACGAACCTGGCGGTGCAGGAGTTTCCCTGTAGTCTCAATGTAGGCATGGACATGTGGCGGCATCCCGGGCTTCTCCGAAATCCCGGCGCGTTCTTCGTGGCAGGTGATCTTGAGCACATTCCGTTCAAGAATGGGGCGTTCAGCCTGGTATCACTCAACACGGTGGTTGAGCACCTGGAGAACCCGGCGCCGGTTTTCCGGGAGATTCACCGTGTTCTGGCCCCGGATGGTCATCTGCTCATCCATACCACCAACATCCGGTCGCCCATGATTTTCCTGGGGAAAGCACTCCCACAGAGGCTGAGGCGTCTCCTGTTCACCCGCGCGTTCGGAGCTTTGGAAGATGATATTTTCAAGACCTATCACCGGGCCAATACCGCGCATGCCATGAAAAACATACCCGGATTTAAGGTGGTGGAATTTCACGCGGTGCAGGATATCAACCGAACCCGGCGCTCAGTTTTTCTTGTCCTCTTGGGATACCACCTTGTATCGCTGCTTCCGGGACTGCGATGGCTGCGTACGAATATGGTTGTGCTTTTGCGAAAGACCTCCATAGTTGGTAAATTTTGCAGTGCAAAATGA